CGTCGAACGGTGCGGGCGGCGACACGACCGAGGACGCCCCCGCAGACGGCGGCAACGTCTCGAGCGGCGCGGGGAGCGCCGAGGTGATCATCGACGGCGAAACCATCGACATCCCTAACCCGAACGTGCAGTGCGGGGAGTCGGGTGACACGTTCGCGATCGCCGTCACCTCGCCGGATCTCGCGGAAGGCACGACCTTCGGCGCACTCCTAACCGCTGGGGACAGCCCGACGGTCTCAACCGTGGCGCTCGCACAGAGCGATGGTGTCAGTGTCGCATACACCGAAGGCACCGGCGGCGCGGCTGAGGTAACCGTCGACGGCAACACTTACACGATCTCCGGCAGCGGGATGGGCGTGGACGCGACTGACCCGGCGAGCGCGGGTGACGTGGAGTTCTCGTTCACTGTCACTTGCCCGTAGCCAGGGCGATTTCGCGAGGCCCGCTGTGACGCGAGCCGCGCATCCAGACCGAGGGGGCTCCGGAATACCGGGGCCCCCTCAGCATCTGGGGCTACCGTGAGCGGTACGGCGCTGGGCAGCGCGGATGCAGTGGCAAGGAGGCCATCATGGTCGATATTCGAGTCGCTCGGGTCTACGACGAACCCGAACCCGAGAGCCGCTATCGAGTGCTTGTCGACCGCCTGTGGCCGCGCGGCATTAAAAAGGAAGCGCTCGCCTACGACGAATGGGACAAGAACGTCGCCCCGTCGCCGGACTTGCGGAAGTGGTTCGGCCATGAGCCCGAACGCTTCGACGAGTTCACCAACCGCTATCGCCAAGAGCTCGACGAGAGCGACGCCCCACAGCAGCTTCTCGAGGCCGCTGGCACGCGCGATATTTCGCTGCTCATCGCCGCGAAAGACCACCAGCACAACCACGGCATCGTGCTCCGCGACTACCTGCGGGAAGTTGCCGCGGACTAGGCCCGACTCCGTGGCACACTCAGACCATGTCGAGTCGCCTGCCCGCCGTCAACCAACACCGCACGACCAACGAGCGCCTGCATCCTGACCGGGCCTGGGTGCGCATCCTGCGCTTTATTCTGGGCGCGGTCACAGTCGTCGCCGTGATCCGCAACTTCTACCGCTCGGCGAACGGGCTCACCGACAACACGCTCGCGGAGTCGCTCTCGCAGTTCACGAATCAGTCGTGTCTCGTGTTCGGCCTGTGTCTGATCGTGGGCGCGCTCGTGGCCCGCGAGCGGCTGCCGCGCTGGTGGGATCATCTTCGCGGGGCACTTGCGTTTTACATGGTCATGACGGGACTCATCTACGCGCTGCTCGTCGCAGAGCCCGGCGAAATGATGCGCTGGGACCTCGAGTGGACGAACCTGGCGCTGCATCGCCTCGCGCCGGTCACGGGCCTCCTCGACTGGCTACTCATCACGATGACAGTGCGCGGGACTTGGGGCCGGCCGCTCGCATGGCTCATCTACCCGGTGCTCTACCTTGCGTACACCTGGATTCGCGGCGCGCTCGTGACCTGGTATCCGTATCCCTTTCTCGATCCGACACTCGATGGCGGCTGGCCCGAGGTTTTCCGGATGACCGCGATCGTGCTCGTCGCGTTCCTCGCGGTGTCGCTGCTCGTGCACGTGCTCGGGAATCTGCGCGTGCGGCTCGCACATCGGGGTCGGTAGCCGACGGATAGCTGGCAAGCGGCCTGACGCAGGCTACGGCACAGGATGCGCGGGGTTGTTCCGCGAAGGCGCATCGACAAGCAGCCCATCGGTGAGCGTGCTCGGGGTGCCGAATCGATGCCCCGTTATCGAAACCGCCTGCTCGCGCACGAATGGGAGCAGCTCGAGCCAGCCCGACTCGGTGACCGGACCATGCCAGATTGCGAGCACGCATCCGGTCGCCGCACGCGCGATCTCCCGTCGCTCATCCTCCCCGCCGATGAAGCGAAGCCTGCCGCTGAGCCTGGTCACGCTACGACGGAAGTGCGCGTCGGTCTCGATCCGCACGGGGATGCCGAGGTCGGTCAGCAGCTGCTGGGCCCGAGCCGGAAGCTGCTCGCCACTCGAGATCGTGAGCGGCGCATCCGCCCGCAGCCCGGCCGCGACGACGCGCAACAAGCGCGTTGGCACCTCGCCCTCCGCGAGGCGAATCGTGACGGCCGCCGGGAAGTAGCGCACGACGTTGCGCTCGGCGACGAGTCCCTGCGCATCGCGCGCTGCGCCGAACACCTGCTGCCATGCGAGCTCGTCGCTGCGGGTCGCGCGCACGAGGCGCTCCCGATTCGTCATTTGCAGCTCTTCAGCGGCGTGCAGGAGTTGGCGGATGCGCGGCTCAAGCGGCATCGCGCCCGCCTTCGCGTGTCCGAGCCGCCAGTTCGCGAGCGAGGCGACGTAGTGCGCGCCACCCGCCTTGACGGTCGCGCCGACGGTCGATTTCTTCCAGCCGCCGAACGGCTGCCGCGCGACGATCGCGCCGGTCGTGCCCCGATTCACGTACAGGTTCCCGGCCTGCACCCCATCGAGCCACGTCGCGATCTCGCTCCGGTCGAGCGAGTGCAGGCCTGAGGTGAGGCCGTAGTCGACGTCGTTGACAATCTCGATGGCTTCCTCGAGGGTGTCGACGCGCATGACCCCGAGCACCGGGCCGAAGTACTCGACACGGTGGAACTCGCCGCCGCGCTCGACCCCCGCGCGAATCCCCGGGGACCAGACCCGCGCATCCGCGTCGAGCTGCCGCGGGCGGAGCACCCAGTTCTCCCCCGGCCCGAGTTCGGTGAGGCCGCGGCGCAGCTTCTCGCCGACCGGCGCGGTGAGCGGACCCATCGTGGCCGCTGGGTCGGTGGGCAGGCCCACGCGAAGTGACTTGGCCGCATCCACGAGCTGGTTACGCAGGCGACGCGATTTCCCCGACTGCCCCACGAGGATGACGAGCGAGGCGGCCGAGCACTTCTGGCCCGCGTGCCCGAAGGCCGAGTGGATCACGTCGGCAACCGCGAGGTCGTAGTCGGCACTCGGGGTGACGATGATGGCGTTCTTCCCGCTCGTCTCGGCGCGCAGGTCAAGCTCCGGGCGCATCTCGAGGAAGGCCTCGGCCGTCTCGTAACCGCCAGTGAGAATGACCCGGGCGATGGCGTCGTGCTTGACGAGCGCCGATGCGAGCTCGCGGTCGTCAAACTGCACGAACTGCAGCGCATCATTCGGAACTCCCGCTTCCCACAGCGCCTCGGCGACGACCGCACCCGTGCGCGCGGCAACGGCGGCCGGTTTGACGATCACGGGAGATCCTGCCGCGAGCGCGGCGAGCATCCCGCCGGCGGGAATCGCGATCGGGAAATTCCACGGCGGGATGACCGCGATCGGTCCCGCGGTTTCCCATTCGGCGCCGTCTACGTGATCGAGCTCCCGGGCACGCTCGGCGTAGAAGTGCGCGAAGTCGATCGCCTCGCTCACCTCGGGATCCGACTGGTCGAAGGTCTTCCCGCACTCGTGGGCGGCGATTTCCAGGAGCTCGCCGCGGCGTTGCTCGAGTGCCTCGCCCGCGCGGTGCAGCACGGCGGCGCGTTCCTCGCCGGTAAGCTCCGACCACGAAGATTCGACGGCGGTCTGGATGCGTCGCTCGAGTTCCCCGCTTGTGACCACGGTGTGCGACTCGAGCGTCGCGCGGCCGAGCGCCGAGTGGGCGGCGCGCTCACGGATCGCTGCGGCCCAGAGTTGGTTCTGTGGGAGGGCCGGGTCGGAGTCGGGGGTGTTGCGGAAGGTCTCGGTGCGTTTCGATACGCCCTCCGGGCTACTCAACGCTCGTGACTCGCCCGGTGAGTAGTCGCGCAGCGACGTATCGAAGCGCTCGCCCGGGCCCGTCACGAAGCGACGATCCTGCATCCGCTTCGGCGGCGGCACCTCTCCTGAGACGCCATCAATCGAGGCGAGGAACCGGTCCCGTTCGCGCGCGAAGAAGCTGTCGCTCGCGGCAAGGTCGAACACCGCCGACATGAAGTTCTCGCTCGACGCCCCCTCCTCGAGCCGCCGCACAAGGTAAGCGATCGCCACGTCGAACTCCTCCGGGTGCACGATCGGCGTATAGAGTCGCAGCCCGCCCGTGTGCCGCCGCACGACCTCGGCCTGGGCGGGTGCCATTCCGAGGAGCATTTCGACGTCGATGTCGCCCGTTACCCCGCGTGCCTCCGCGATCTTCCAAGCGAGCGCGAGGTCGAACAGGTTGTGCCCGGCCACGCCGATGCGAATGTTTCGCGTGCGCTCGGGATGCAGCGCCCAGTTCAGCATCTCGAGGTAGTTCGTGTCCGTCTCGCGCTTAGTGTCGAAGGTCGCGAGCGGCCAGTTTCGCAGCTCGGCCGTGACGTGCTCCATCGGGAGATTGGCGCCCTTCACGACGCGCACCTTGATCGGCGCGCCCCCTTCGGCAACTCGCGCCGCGGCCCACTCTTGCAGGTCGATCAACGCCGCGAATGAGTCCGGCAGGTACGCCTGCAGCACGATCCCGGCGGAGAGCAGCCGAAACTCTTCGCGTTCGAGCACCCGCTTGAAGACCTCGACCGTGAGTGCGAGGTCGCGGTACTCCTCCATGTCGAGGTTGATGAATTTCGGCTGCTTGGCCGTCGCCGCAATTCGGTATAGCGGCACCAGTCGTTCCACGGCCTCGGCGACGGCTGCCTCGAACCCCCACGGCTGGTGGGGCGCGTTGATCGCCGAGACCTTGAGCGAGACGTAGTCGACATCATCCCGTCGCAACAGCGCGGCCGTGCCGTCGAGCCGCTTCTGGGCCTCGCGCTCGCCGAGCACCGCCTCGCCCAGCAGGTTGAGGTTGAGGTCGACGCCGGTCTCGCGGAGCCTGCGAATGGCCGCGCCGAGTCGCGCATCGCTCGCGTCGATGAGCAGGTGACCGACGAGCTGCCGCAGCGCGCGCCTCGCCGCGGGGACCACGACTTGTGGCACGAGCGGCGCGGTCAGCCCGCCGAGTTGCACGGCCCGAGCGAGCAGCGGCGGAAGGAAGCTCGGGATGCGCTTGGCCAGGCGACGAAGGTTCCGCGCCGCGACGCGCGGATCCTCGGGGCGGATCACCCCGTCGACGAACCCGACGATAAACGCGAGCCCGTCCGGATCGCGCAGCGCGGATGCGAGTTGCAGGCTCGCGGG
This DNA window, taken from Gulosibacter molinativorax, encodes the following:
- a CDS encoding DUF488 domain-containing protein, with product MVDIRVARVYDEPEPESRYRVLVDRLWPRGIKKEALAYDEWDKNVAPSPDLRKWFGHEPERFDEFTNRYRQELDESDAPQQLLEAAGTRDISLLIAAKDHQHNHGIVLRDYLREVAAD
- a CDS encoding lipoprotein LpqH, with product MKRKYLAALGTSFALVAALTACSSGNSDEPTPVGNSSNNDASAPAQEDTSNGAGGDTTEDAPADGGNVSSGAGSAEVIIDGETIDIPNPNVQCGESGDTFAIAVTSPDLAEGTTFGALLTAGDSPTVSTVALAQSDGVSVAYTEGTGGAAEVTVDGNTYTISGSGMGVDATDPASAGDVEFSFTVTCP
- a CDS encoding proline dehydrogenase family protein, which codes for MTTPAAQTQDLQPEELRRLAPAAVELVREWLRESKQVPPDPASLQLASALRDPDGLAFIVGFVDGVIRPEDPRVAARNLRRLAKRIPSFLPPLLARAVQLGGLTAPLVPQVVVPAARRALRQLVGHLLIDASDARLGAAIRRLRETGVDLNLNLLGEAVLGEREAQKRLDGTAALLRRDDVDYVSLKVSAINAPHQPWGFEAAVAEAVERLVPLYRIAATAKQPKFINLDMEEYRDLALTVEVFKRVLEREEFRLLSAGIVLQAYLPDSFAALIDLQEWAAARVAEGGAPIKVRVVKGANLPMEHVTAELRNWPLATFDTKRETDTNYLEMLNWALHPERTRNIRIGVAGHNLFDLALAWKIAEARGVTGDIDVEMLLGMAPAQAEVVRRHTGGLRLYTPIVHPEEFDVAIAYLVRRLEEGASSENFMSAVFDLAASDSFFARERDRFLASIDGVSGEVPPPKRMQDRRFVTGPGERFDTSLRDYSPGESRALSSPEGVSKRTETFRNTPDSDPALPQNQLWAAAIRERAAHSALGRATLESHTVVTSGELERRIQTAVESSWSELTGEERAAVLHRAGEALEQRRGELLEIAAHECGKTFDQSDPEVSEAIDFAHFYAERARELDHVDGAEWETAGPIAVIPPWNFPIAIPAGGMLAALAAGSPVIVKPAAVAARTGAVVAEALWEAGVPNDALQFVQFDDRELASALVKHDAIARVILTGGYETAEAFLEMRPELDLRAETSGKNAIIVTPSADYDLAVADVIHSAFGHAGQKCSAASLVILVGQSGKSRRLRNQLVDAAKSLRVGLPTDPAATMGPLTAPVGEKLRRGLTELGPGENWVLRPRQLDADARVWSPGIRAGVERGGEFHRVEYFGPVLGVMRVDTLEEAIEIVNDVDYGLTSGLHSLDRSEIATWLDGVQAGNLYVNRGTTGAIVARQPFGGWKKSTVGATVKAGGAHYVASLANWRLGHAKAGAMPLEPRIRQLLHAAEELQMTNRERLVRATRSDELAWQQVFGAARDAQGLVAERNVVRYFPAAVTIRLAEGEVPTRLLRVVAAGLRADAPLTISSGEQLPARAQQLLTDLGIPVRIETDAHFRRSVTRLSGRLRFIGGEDERREIARAATGCVLAIWHGPVTESGWLELLPFVREQAVSITGHRFGTPSTLTDGLLVDAPSRNNPAHPVP
- a CDS encoding Pr6Pr family membrane protein, with protein sequence MSSRLPAVNQHRTTNERLHPDRAWVRILRFILGAVTVVAVIRNFYRSANGLTDNTLAESLSQFTNQSCLVFGLCLIVGALVARERLPRWWDHLRGALAFYMVMTGLIYALLVAEPGEMMRWDLEWTNLALHRLAPVTGLLDWLLITMTVRGTWGRPLAWLIYPVLYLAYTWIRGALVTWYPYPFLDPTLDGGWPEVFRMTAIVLVAFLAVSLLVHVLGNLRVRLAHRGR